One genomic region from Mesotoga sp. BH458_6_3_2_1 encodes:
- a CDS encoding tetratricopeptide repeat protein, with the protein SSVMAKAIEQAQREKNVVIYRFSGFTANSGNEYTLLKQLCEEITGRYNTTVNKVAGIEEGERPPVMEGSGERRNLDPNKLDDLIEVFRRCLVLSTEDKRLILFIDALDQIDGDLTWLPSLLPQYTKLVVSTTLDKEIELPNSHRLERLEKGEGEEILDRWLARAKRRLQREQREAIMNGLKSNGTPIYLRLLFDMAKNWHSYTGIPRLGEKTEEILKEFCDRLEREHTPERVKTIIGYMVCGRYSGLKEEELIDLLSFDEEYYESFLKGSQHTDELRERRKIPVVIWSRFYLDLEDHLSEKEVEGVRLLTFFHRQIDEYMKERYGTNRNRNHGILADYGLKRFEDEGKNSREAFLSSSIMPYVGFHLYEAEREKELLHLLPEEEETQEQENKKDILHNSIGWVMENYEFEEEKRLKALLEEMSTIGRKVLADVMSSIGVKQKNRGRSLWCLFIHEKSIPILERLVRMDPTNLELLRDLGISLNNAGRNCKGLVAVKKTLGYYMRALEIRKRLVKKIPDRTEWQNDLSLSLSDIGNIYKDLGQSKKTLEYYIRSLEISKNLAMKQPDRTEWQWDLGVSLNNVGSVYEELGKSEKALECYLRFMKIMESLVEKDTSRTCWRRDLGTSANNVGRIYEKSGKNDESLGYYTRFMEIMEQLIRNDPGRLDWQRDLGVSLNNIGRIYEDFGEAEKALGYYVRSNEIMEAVIKKDPSRMDRWRDLGVSLNNSGMMYEFLGEGERALGCYTRFIEIMDDLIWKDPDRIDWQYDLSVGLSNAGNICRSQNENDKALVYFTRSTEIRENLVKKDPDRTDWQRDLGISLNNVGMIHETFEEYDKALLRYKRFMEIMEALVKRDPERTDWQRDLGVSLNNVGSLYENLGELEKASDHYKRVLDIRRTLVHKEPRVVDRHVGLAFALLDIARITQSDAQKRQLEMEARSITKSLVDDGMKHRELNVLRSIFSL; encoded by the coding sequence TCCAGCGTGATGGCCAAAGCTATAGAGCAAGCCCAAAGAGAGAAAAACGTGGTCATCTACCGCTTCTCTGGTTTCACCGCCAACTCCGGAAACGAATACACGCTCCTCAAACAACTGTGCGAAGAGATAACCGGAAGGTACAACACGACGGTGAACAAGGTGGCAGGTATAGAAGAGGGAGAAAGACCACCGGTTATGGAAGGCTCAGGAGAGAGAAGAAATCTAGACCCAAACAAACTGGACGACCTTATAGAAGTCTTCAGAAGGTGTCTCGTCCTTTCCACAGAGGACAAGAGACTGATTCTCTTCATAGACGCGCTGGACCAGATAGATGGTGATCTCACGTGGCTTCCCTCTCTCCTGCCCCAGTACACCAAACTTGTGGTCTCGACCACACTGGACAAAGAGATAGAACTCCCCAACAGTCATCGCCTCGAGCGGCTTGAAAAAGGAGAAGGAGAAGAGATACTCGACAGATGGCTGGCCAGGGCAAAAAGAAGACTGCAGAGAGAACAGAGAGAAGCGATAATGAATGGACTGAAAAGTAATGGAACTCCGATATACCTCAGGCTGCTGTTCGACATGGCAAAGAACTGGCATTCATACACGGGAATCCCGAGACTTGGGGAAAAGACGGAAGAGATACTGAAAGAGTTCTGCGACAGGCTAGAGAGAGAACATACACCCGAGAGAGTGAAAACGATAATAGGTTACATGGTGTGCGGAAGATACTCGGGCCTGAAAGAAGAAGAACTGATCGATCTTCTATCCTTTGACGAAGAATACTACGAATCCTTCCTGAAGGGATCTCAGCATACAGATGAACTGAGAGAGAGAAGGAAGATACCCGTAGTCATATGGTCCAGGTTCTATCTGGACCTGGAAGACCACCTGAGTGAGAAGGAAGTCGAAGGAGTAAGGCTACTTACGTTCTTCCACAGACAGATAGACGAATACATGAAAGAGAGGTACGGAACGAACAGGAATAGAAATCATGGAATACTCGCGGACTACGGACTGAAGAGATTTGAAGATGAGGGGAAAAACTCGAGAGAGGCATTCCTTTCCAGTTCAATAATGCCGTACGTTGGATTTCACCTGTACGAAGCGGAGAGGGAGAAGGAATTACTGCATTTGCTTCCGGAGGAGGAAGAAACGCAAGAGCAAGAAAACAAAAAGGATATCCTTCACAACTCCATTGGCTGGGTGATGGAGAACTACGAGTTCGAAGAAGAGAAGAGGCTGAAAGCGCTTCTTGAAGAGATGTCTACAATCGGCAGGAAGGTGCTTGCAGATGTTATGAGCAGTATTGGAGTAAAACAAAAGAATAGAGGGAGAAGCCTCTGGTGTTTATTCATCCACGAGAAGTCAATTCCCATTCTTGAAAGGCTAGTTCGCATGGATCCGACCAATTTGGAATTGCTAAGGGACCTCGGGATAAGTCTCAATAACGCTGGAAGAAACTGCAAAGGGCTTGTAGCTGTGAAAAAGACGCTAGGATACTATATGAGAGCTCTTGAGATACGAAAAAGACTCGTGAAGAAAATCCCTGACAGAACGGAATGGCAGAATGACCTCTCATTGAGCCTGAGTGACATTGGAAATATCTATAAAGACCTGGGTCAAAGTAAAAAGACTCTAGAATACTATATTAGGTCTCTTGAGATAAGCAAGAATCTTGCAATGAAACAGCCGGATAGAACAGAATGGCAATGGGATCTGGGAGTGAGTTTGAATAACGTCGGGAGTGTGTACGAAGAACTTGGAAAGAGTGAAAAAGCTCTAGAATGCTATTTGCGCTTCATGAAAATAATGGAAAGCCTAGTAGAAAAAGACACATCGAGAACTTGTTGGCGAAGAGATCTGGGAACGAGTGCAAACAATGTCGGAAGGATATATGAAAAATCAGGTAAGAACGATGAGTCTCTGGGGTACTACACCAGATTCATGGAGATAATGGAACAACTCATTCGGAATGACCCCGGGAGACTGGATTGGCAAAGAGATCTAGGCGTGAGTTTGAACAATATCGGCAGGATTTATGAAGACTTTGGTGAAGCTGAGAAAGCACTAGGATACTATGTCAGGTCTAATGAAATTATGGAAGCCGTTATTAAGAAAGATCCATCCAGGATGGACAGGTGGAGAGATCTAGGTGTGAGTTTGAACAACTCTGGAATGATGTACGAATTTCTAGGCGAGGGAGAGAGAGCACTTGGGTGCTACACTAGATTTATTGAGATAATGGACGATCTCATCTGGAAAGATCCTGACAGAATCGACTGGCAGTATGACCTTTCTGTAGGTCTCAGCAATGCAGGAAATATCTGCAGAAGCCAGAACGAAAACGACAAGGCTCTGGTGTATTTCACTAGATCCACTGAAATACGAGAAAACCTTGTTAAGAAGGACCCCGATAGGACTGACTGGCAGAGAGATCTGGGAATTAGTTTGAACAATGTCGGAATGATCCACGAAACCTTTGAAGAATACGATAAGGCGCTTCTTCGCTACAAGAGATTTATGGAGATTATGGAAGCTCTCGTTAAGAGAGATCCCGAAAGAACTGACTGGCAGAGAGATCTTGGAGTGAGCCTTAACAACGTCGGAAGCCTGTACGAGAACCTCGGTGAGCTTGAGAAGGCTTCAGATCATTACAAAAGGGTTCTGGATATAAGAAGAACTCTTGTTCACAAAGAACCAAGAGTTGTTGACAGACATGTAGGCCTCGCATTTGCACTCCTAGATATAGCGAGGATTACGCAAAGCGATGCTCAGAAAAGACAATTAGAAATGGAAGCACGATCAATAACCAAATCGCTTGTAGATGACGGTATGAAACATCGTGAGCTTAACGTATTGAGAAGCATCTTTTCACTATAA